One part of the Phaenicophaeus curvirostris isolate KB17595 chromosome 2, BPBGC_Pcur_1.0, whole genome shotgun sequence genome encodes these proteins:
- the ENPP4 gene encoding bis(5'-adenosyl)-triphosphatase ENPP4: MMNSMLFFSVITACCGASAGDSASRLLLVSFDGFRADYLETYKLPHLQEFIKGGVLVKQVTNAFITKTFPNHYSIVTGLYEESHGIVANDMYDADAKKKFSQFNDSDPFWWNEAVPIWVTNQQQGNGASAAAMWPGTDVKINSTTPHFFMKYNFSVTFEERAEKIVAWLNSSDPVVSFATLYWEEPDASGHKYGPDDTENMRKVLEEVDNHVGFLTDKLKAFGLWDTINVIITSDHGMASCSEKKLIVLDSCIGRNNYTLIDKTPVAAVLPRQNKIYVYNLLKKCDSHMKVYLKEEIPERFHYRHNNRIQPIILVADEGWTIVQNESLSKLGDHGYDNALPSMHPFLAARGPAFHRGYKQSTMNNVDIYPMMCHILGLTPQPHNGTLSNAKCLLADQWCLSLPEAIGIVIGVFMILITFTCIIIITKNRVASPRPFSRLQLQSDDDDPLIG; encoded by the exons ATGATGAActcaatgttatttttttctgtaataactgCCTGTTGTGGGGCCTCTGCTGGTGATTCAGCATCCAGGTTACTCCTCGTGTCCTTTGATGGCTTCAGGGCCGATTACTTGGAAACCTATAAACTTCCTCACCTTCAGGAGTTCATCAAGGGTGGTGTGCTTGTAAAACAAGTTACAAATGCTTTTATCACCAAGACTTTTCCAAACCATTATAGCATAGTGACAGGTTTATATGAAGAAAGCCATGGCATTGTGGCTAATGACATGTACGATGCAGATGCCaagaaaaagttttcacagtTCAATGATTCAGATCCCTTCTGGTGGAATGAGGCAGTTCCAATTTGGGTAACAAATCAGCAGCAGGGAAATGGAGCAAGTGCTGCTGCAATGTGGCCTGGAACCGATGTAAAAATTAACAGTACAACCCCTCACTTCTTCATGAAGTATAACTTCTCAGTAACATTTGAAGAGAGAGCGGAGAAAATTGTTGCGTGGCTGAACAGCTCTGATCCAGTGGTCAGTTTTGCTACATTATACTGGGAAGAACCAGATGCAAGTGGGCACAAGTATGGACCAGATGACACTGAGAACATGCGCAAAGTATTAGAAGAAGTGGATAACCACGTTGGCTTCCTTACTGATAAACTGAAGGCATTCGGTTTGTGGGACACTATTAATGTCATAATAACAAGTGACCACGGAATGGCCTCGTGTTCTGAGAAGAAGCTGATAGTCCTGGATAGCTGCATTGGGCGCAATAACTATACCCTGATAGACAAGACTCCGGTTGCTGCAGTGCTGCCAAGGCAAA ACAAAATATATGTGTATAACTTACTGAAAAAATGCGACAGTCATATGAAAGTCTATCTCAAAGAAGAAATTCCAGAGAGATTTCATTATCGTCATAATAACCGAATCCAACCGATAATTCTTGTGGCAGATGAGGGCTGGACGATTGTACAAAATGAGTCGCTTTCAAAAT TAGGTGACCATGGCTATGACAATGCTCTCCCAAGCATGCATCCGTTCCTGGCTGCTCGCGGGCCTGCTTTTCATCGCGGTTACAAGCAGAGCACGATGAACAACGTTGACATTTACCCCATGATGTGCCACATCCTGGGACTGACACCACAGCCACACAACGGCACTTTGAGTAACGCCAAGTGCCTGCTCGCCGACCAGTGGTGCCTCAGTCTCCCAGAAGCGATTGGGATAGTTATAGGGGTTTTTATGATACTGATTACCTTCACCTGCATTATAATAATCACCAAGAATAGAGTAGCTTCCCCCAGGCCATTTTCCAGACTCCAGCTACAGTCTGATGATGACGATCCTTTAATTGGATAG